In a genomic window of Magnolia sinica isolate HGM2019 chromosome 14, MsV1, whole genome shotgun sequence:
- the LOC131226071 gene encoding mevalonate kinase isoform X1 encodes MEVRTRAPGKIILSGEHAVVHGSTAVAGSIDLYTNVSLRISNSSDVDDGLLEFQLKDMGLAFSWKIQKIKETISELGFPLSSSAPSFSSESIKLFATLVEQQNIPEAKIGLAAGISAFLWLYTSIQGFKPATAVVTSDLPLGSGLGSSAAFCVSISAALLASSGALSSVSSHDGWLTLGESELELVNRWAFEGEKIIHGKPSGIDNTVSTFGNMIMFRSGKLTRIKPSMPLRMLVTNTKVGRNTKALVAGVSERACRHPEAMTAVFTAVDSISKELAAIIQSPASDMLAITEKEDKLEELMEMNQGLLQCMGVSHSSIETVLRTTLKYKLASKLTGAGGGGCVLTLLPALLSKTIVDKVIAELESCGFQCLVAAIGGKGIEIGFCGYS; translated from the exons atggaggtaCGAACTCGAGCGCCTGGGAAGATCATACTCTCCGGGGAGCACGCAGTCGTTCACGGATCGACGGCTGTTGCTGGGTCAATCGATCTCTACACCAATGTATCTCTTCGCATTTCAAATTCTTCAG ATGTTGATGATGGGTTATTAGAATTTCAGCTTAAAGATATGGGATTAGCTTTTTCAtggaaaatccaaaaaattaaaGAGACAATTTCTGAATTGGGATTTCCTCTTTCTTCATCAGCCCCGTCTTTCTCATCAGAATCCATAAAATTATTTGCCACTCTTGTTGAGCAACAGAATATTCCAGAGGCAAAAATCGGACTTGCTGCTGGAATATCTGCCTTCCTTTGGCTATACACATCAATCCAAGG TTTTAAGCCTGCAACAGCAGTTGTTACTTCTGATCTTCccttgggttcgggtttgggttcatcTGCTGCATTCTGTGTCTCGATCTCAGCAGCTCTGCTTGCATCATCGGGTGCATTAAGTTCAGTTTCCAGCCACGATGGTTGGTTAACACTTGGTGAAAGTGAACTGGAATTGGTGAACAGATGGGCTTTTGAAGGTGAAAAAATAATTCATGGAAAGCCATCTGGAATTGACAACACTGTGAGCACGTTCG GCAACATGATCATGTTCAGGTCAGGTAAATTGACTCGCATCAAACCTAGTATGCCGCTTAGAATGCTCGTCACTAACACAAAGGTTGGGAGGAACACGAAGGCATTAGTTGCTGGTGTTTCCGAGAGAGCCTGCAGGCACCCTGAAGCCATGACTGCTGTATTTACTGCTGTAGATTCCATCAGCAAGGAGTTGGCTGCCATCATCCAGTCGCCTGCTTCTGATATGCTCGCAattacagaaaaagaagataagtTGGAAGAACTGATGGAAATGAATCAAGGTTTACTCCAGTGCATGGGAGTCAGTCACTCTTCTATAGAAACTGTGCTTCGAACAACTTTGAAGTACAAGTTAGCATCCAAGCTGACAGGGGCTGGTGGTGGAGGCTGTGTTTTGACATTATTACCAGCAT TGCTATCAAAAACAATTGTCGATAAAGTCATTGCTGAGCTCGAGTCGTGCGGATTTCAATGCTTGGTAGCAGCAATTGGTGGCAAAGGCATTGAAATTGGTTTCTGTGGATACTCCTGA
- the LOC131226071 gene encoding mevalonate kinase isoform X2 has protein sequence MEVRTRAPGKIILSGEHAVVHGSTAVAGSIDLYTNVSLRISNSSAPSFSSESIKLFATLVEQQNIPEAKIGLAAGISAFLWLYTSIQGFKPATAVVTSDLPLGSGLGSSAAFCVSISAALLASSGALSSVSSHDGWLTLGESELELVNRWAFEGEKIIHGKPSGIDNTVSTFGNMIMFRSGKLTRIKPSMPLRMLVTNTKVGRNTKALVAGVSERACRHPEAMTAVFTAVDSISKELAAIIQSPASDMLAITEKEDKLEELMEMNQGLLQCMGVSHSSIETVLRTTLKYKLASKLTGAGGGGCVLTLLPALLSKTIVDKVIAELESCGFQCLVAAIGGKGIEIGFCGYS, from the exons atggaggtaCGAACTCGAGCGCCTGGGAAGATCATACTCTCCGGGGAGCACGCAGTCGTTCACGGATCGACGGCTGTTGCTGGGTCAATCGATCTCTACACCAATGTATCTCTTCGCATTTCAAATTCTTCAG CCCCGTCTTTCTCATCAGAATCCATAAAATTATTTGCCACTCTTGTTGAGCAACAGAATATTCCAGAGGCAAAAATCGGACTTGCTGCTGGAATATCTGCCTTCCTTTGGCTATACACATCAATCCAAGG TTTTAAGCCTGCAACAGCAGTTGTTACTTCTGATCTTCccttgggttcgggtttgggttcatcTGCTGCATTCTGTGTCTCGATCTCAGCAGCTCTGCTTGCATCATCGGGTGCATTAAGTTCAGTTTCCAGCCACGATGGTTGGTTAACACTTGGTGAAAGTGAACTGGAATTGGTGAACAGATGGGCTTTTGAAGGTGAAAAAATAATTCATGGAAAGCCATCTGGAATTGACAACACTGTGAGCACGTTCG GCAACATGATCATGTTCAGGTCAGGTAAATTGACTCGCATCAAACCTAGTATGCCGCTTAGAATGCTCGTCACTAACACAAAGGTTGGGAGGAACACGAAGGCATTAGTTGCTGGTGTTTCCGAGAGAGCCTGCAGGCACCCTGAAGCCATGACTGCTGTATTTACTGCTGTAGATTCCATCAGCAAGGAGTTGGCTGCCATCATCCAGTCGCCTGCTTCTGATATGCTCGCAattacagaaaaagaagataagtTGGAAGAACTGATGGAAATGAATCAAGGTTTACTCCAGTGCATGGGAGTCAGTCACTCTTCTATAGAAACTGTGCTTCGAACAACTTTGAAGTACAAGTTAGCATCCAAGCTGACAGGGGCTGGTGGTGGAGGCTGTGTTTTGACATTATTACCAGCAT TGCTATCAAAAACAATTGTCGATAAAGTCATTGCTGAGCTCGAGTCGTGCGGATTTCAATGCTTGGTAGCAGCAATTGGTGGCAAAGGCATTGAAATTGGTTTCTGTGGATACTCCTGA